A genomic region of Alligator mississippiensis isolate rAllMis1 chromosome 4, rAllMis1, whole genome shotgun sequence contains the following coding sequences:
- the ZCRB1 gene encoding zinc finger CCHC-type and RNA-binding motif-containing protein 1 has translation MSGGLAPSKSTVYVSNLPFALTNNDLYRIFSKYGKVVKVTIMKDKDTRKSKGVAFILFLDKESAQNCSRALNNKQLFGRVIKASIAIDNGRAAEFIRRRNYFDKSKCYECGEAGHLSYACPKNMLGEREPPKKKEKKKRKKVVEPEEIEEEEESEDEGEDPSLDSLSQAIAFQQAKIEEEQQRWKQPTGEPSTSDDSKRPRIKKSAYFSDEEELSD, from the exons ATGAGTGGTGGATTGGCACCAAGTAAAAGCACAGTGTACGTGTCCAACTTGCCCTTTGCTCTGACCAACAATGACTTATACAGG ATTTTTTCCAAATATGGCAAAGTTGTCAA AGTTACTATTATGAAGGACAAAGACACCAGGAAGAGTAAAGGAgttgccttcattttgtttttggatAAAGAGTCTGCCCAAAACTGTTCTCGGGCACTTAATAACAAACAA TTATTTGGAAGAGTGATAAAAGCAAGTATTGCCATCGACAATGGAAGAGCAGCAGAATTCATCCGCAGGCGAAACTACTTTGATAAATCTAAATGTTATGAATGTGGA GAGGCAGGACACTTAAGTTATGCTTGTCCAAAAAATATGCTAGGAGAGCGTGAACcgccaaaaaagaaagaaaagaagaaaagaaagaaagttgTTGAACCAGAAGAAAT tgaagaagaggaggaaagtgAAGATGAAGGAGAAGACCCTTCTCTTGATAGCCTTAGCCAGGCCATCGCTTTCCAG CAAGCCAAAATTGAAGAAGAACAGCAGAGATGGAAACAGCCTACAGGGGAACCTTCAACATCGGATGATTCAAAACGTCCACGGATAAAAAAGAGTGCATATTTCAGTGATGAGGAGGAACTTAGTGATTGA